GGTGAACTGCAAAGTTGGTGCAAGATATAGGTAAACGAACACCGATGCATACACGTATAGATAGATTTGGTAATTAGCGACTGCTATTTTTCCCCATTACCAATTATCAATTACGCTATTTTTATTTTTCCAATATTTCTACTTCATCACCAATTTTGAAATTCTTTTCTACTGAAGAAGGTGATAATCGCGTATTTACACTTAACCTGTAAAAGTGATTAAACCAGGATGAAGCTACCCAAGCTGGTAATGTTTGTTGTCGCTTTGCGACAAATACTTTCTGAAAATTTTTATAAGCTTCCCCACTCAGAGAATCTCGTGTTAGTACTACACAACGCTGACAGGGATTTATCCCTAACAGATGTACATCTCCGACTCGAAAGGAAACAATGTCACTTTGTTCGCTAAATAGTCTATCTTCCCAAAATGCTGGTACACCGTCAATCTCAATGTTGGCACGTATACGACGACGCATTTCATCTACACTAATACCAGCAAACCAGGAAGCTACTTCTGTTAAGGTTGCTGTACTAATGATGGTTGGCCCTGGTGAGACAGTATCATCAGGAAAACCCATCACAGAATTTTGCTGTAGTTTAACGGCAAATCCAAAAAAATTACTTAACCAATCTTCCAGTGCTTGCCATTCATGATCGAGATGAAAAACTTGTTGGCAGTTAGTTTCTGAGATTTTTAACAAGACAGTTCTATCTTCTAAGTTGTATTGCGATCGCAACAGATGAACTTTGGCATGACGCTTACCATTAACAAACTTGTTAAGTTTGTCAACAATAGCAAACTCACGGTCATACTGTATAGCACCACTAGATAGGACTTTTGTCGTTTTCACTTCCACGCCATCTAGTGATTTAATCGGGTAGATTAAAATCTTGGCAACATATGGCATGATTTGTCAATTGTCATTGGTTAGTGGTTAGTGGTTAGAGACGCGAGGAACATCGCGTCTGTACATTAGTAGTTAGTGGTGAGTCAGCGACTCTTACGCAGGGGGTCTCCCTCATGTTAGTGGTTATTTCCCACTCCTCATACTCCTCATACTCTCCCCATTGTCCCTAATCCTCACTCCCCAAGGGAGTGGGGGCTGGTGAGTTCCCCATCTCCCCATCTACGGATACAATGGCGATTTATCAATACCACCAATATGATTTAGGGGCCAAAAACGAATTACGGCACGACCAATAATATTTTCTCTAGGAACGACACCCCAGCAGCGACTATCATAACTGCTGTTACGGTTGTCACCTAATACCAAATAAGAATCGGGAGGTATAGTGACTGGTTTAGCAAGAAAAGGCGGTTGCGGTCCAGAAGTACAAACGTTGACTATTGTCTGCTGCGAAGAAGAAAGATACGTTTTTTCTGGAAGAGGCTGGTTGTTAATATATACCTTACCGTTTTTCAGTGCTACTGTTTCTCCCGGCAAACCAATAATACGCTTGATAAAAGCATCTTGGTATTGTTCTTGTTGTAGCTCTTTTGTAGGTGAAAATACTACAATATCTCCTCTTTGGGGATTAGAAAATTTATAACTTAACTTATCAACAATAATTTTATCTGCTTCCCATTGATTAGGCGAACCATGTAGGGTTGGTTCCATTGATCCGGATGGAATCCAACGGGCTTCGGCCACAAAGGTACGAATACCTAATGCTAATACGATACTTAATACTATTGTTCTACCTAGTTCTGCTATCCAGGAACTGTCAGGCTTTTGAGTCGAGTTGTTGTTATCAGACACTTGATTTTGCATGAAATTAATTGACTAATGGCCCAAAATACAATTTCTATTTTGTCCGCTGAAAGGATGTTATATCTGTTAATCTTAACCGTACTAAGTAAGTCTTTTGAATTACGTTGTCCTGTTGACAACCTTGAAATAGAAAGGGGAGTAGAAACTCAGGAGTTTAGGTAGTTCATAAATGAATTATTTATTCATGATTAAAAAATAAACTTGTGTGTGATCGGTAACAAAAATTAACGGCTAACAGTCTCATTCAGTTTAACCTAAAGAGAAAGTGCTTGCTCATTAGGGGTATAAGAGTATAGGAGTGTAAGGGTATAGGTAAAGTCCGTATAATTTTTTTGTTCATGATTTTATGGTTTTTCCTTACACCCTTACTCACCTACACCCAGCTCCTAAAGAAAGCTTAGTTAAAAATTGCTCTTGCTTTAACAGTTGAACATCCATGTCATCTTCCACTAGTTTACTAATTCGGCGCGCTCGGATAATTCTACCTGATGGAGAATTCATGATTGGGGATGTGCTGACGCGCGATCGCTTCATTGTCGAAGTTGCACCAGAAATATCCACAGACCAAACACCGATCAGAGAAATTGACGCAGAAGGGTTAACTTTGTTGCCAGGAGTCATTGATCCACAGGTACATTTTCGTGAACCAGGATTGGAACACAAAGAGGATTTGTTTACTGCAACTTGTGCATGTGCTAAAGGCGGAGTCACCTCTTTTTTGGAAATGCCAAATACACGTCCCCTGACAACTACCCAGCAGACACTTGATGATAAATTGCAACGCGCCCAGAATAAATGCCTAGTTAACTATGGCTTTTTTATTGGCGCAACAGCAGAAATTCTGCCGGACTTGCTGTTGGCAAATCCTACTCCAGGGATCAAAATTTTTATGGGGTCGATGCATGGTCAGTTGCTTGTCAATCAACAAGAGGTTTTGGAGGCGATATTTGCAAAAGGAAAACGCTTAATTGCCGTCCACGCCGAAGATCAAGCCAGAATCAACCAGAGACGCCAAGAATTTGCTGGCATTCATGACGTCGCTGTGCATTCTCAAATCCAAGATAATCAGGCGGCACTTTTAGCAACGCAGCTGGCATTAAAACTGTCAGAAAAATATCAGCGTCGTTTGCATATTTTACACATGTCTACGGCTGAGGAAGCAGAGTTACTACGTCAACACAAACCAAGTTGGGTGACAGCAGAAGTCACACCACAACATTTATTGTTGAATACTAGTGCCTATGAAAAAATTGGCACATTAGCCCAGATGAATCCACCTTTGCGATCGCCCCACGATAACGAAGTTCTCTGGCAAGCTTTGCACGATGGCGTGATTGATTTTATTGCTACCGATCACGCACCCCACACCTTAGAAGAAAAAGCGCAACCTTACCCAAATAGTCCCTCTGGAATGCCAGGGGTAGAAACTTCTTTACCTTTAATGTTAACAGCCACAGCCCAAGGGCGATGCAGTATTGCCCAAGTTGTCAATTGGATGTCTACTGCTGTAGCCAAAGCTTATGGTATTCCCAACAAAGGAGCGATCGCACCTGGTTATGATGCCGATTTGGTACTTGTAGATTTGCAAAACTATCGCCCAGTTTTACGCGCAGAAATCTTAAGTAAATGTGGTTGGAGTCCTTTTGAAGGTTGGGATCTCACCGGATGGCCTGCTTACACTATTGTCGGTGGTGAGTTGGTTTATGAAAAAGGCAAACTACATACACAAGTACGGGGACAAGCCTTAACATTTGCATGATTTACGCAACTGGCATAAAGTCCATTGGCAAGGAATAGGGGTGTAAGGGTGTGAGGAGTGTGAGGGGTGGGGAACTCACCGGCCCCCACTGCCCCAAGGTAGTGGGGATTAGGGGCAGTAGGGAGATGGGGAGAGTATGAGGAGTATGAGGAGTGGGAAATAACCACTAACCCTTTGGGTTCGTCAGTCGTTCATGGGGGAGACCCCCTGCGTAAGAGTCGCTGACTCACCACTAACTACTAATGTACAGACGCGAGGAACATCGCGTCTGTACTAACTACTAACCATTGACAATTGACACTAACTAACTTTAAATTTCGCCACTGCTGCTTGCAATTCTTGGGAAATTGCTACAGTTTCTTGCAGTGACTGAGAAATTTTGCGAGAGGAGTTACTAGTAATATCTGACACTTGGGAAATTTCTGTAACTAATTTAGTTACTGCTTGTGATGTTTCTACTTGAGAAACTGTTGCTTGGGAAATTGATTGTACTAACTCATCTATTTGATAGGTAACACTCAGAATTTGATTAAGAGAAGTTTTAGCATTTTCCACAATGCGAGAACCTTCAACTACCTCGGCAGTTCCTTGTTCCATTGCTTTGACAACTTCGTTGGTTTCTCGTTGAATATTCTCAACAA
Above is a genomic segment from Fischerella sp. JS2 containing:
- a CDS encoding MOSC domain-containing protein; this translates as MPYVAKILIYPIKSLDGVEVKTTKVLSSGAIQYDREFAIVDKLNKFVNGKRHAKVHLLRSQYNLEDRTVLLKISETNCQQVFHLDHEWQALEDWLSNFFGFAVKLQQNSVMGFPDDTVSPGPTIISTATLTEVASWFAGISVDEMRRRIRANIEIDGVPAFWEDRLFSEQSDIVSFRVGDVHLLGINPCQRCVVLTRDSLSGEAYKNFQKVFVAKRQQTLPAWVASSWFNHFYRLSVNTRLSPSSVEKNFKIGDEVEILEK
- the lepB gene encoding signal peptidase I, coding for MQNQVSDNNNSTQKPDSSWIAELGRTIVLSIVLALGIRTFVAEARWIPSGSMEPTLHGSPNQWEADKIIVDKLSYKFSNPQRGDIVVFSPTKELQQEQYQDAFIKRIIGLPGETVALKNGKVYINNQPLPEKTYLSSSQQTIVNVCTSGPQPPFLAKPVTIPPDSYLVLGDNRNSSYDSRCWGVVPRENIIGRAVIRFWPLNHIGGIDKSPLYP
- a CDS encoding dihydroorotase — protein: MSSSTSLLIRRARIILPDGEFMIGDVLTRDRFIVEVAPEISTDQTPIREIDAEGLTLLPGVIDPQVHFREPGLEHKEDLFTATCACAKGGVTSFLEMPNTRPLTTTQQTLDDKLQRAQNKCLVNYGFFIGATAEILPDLLLANPTPGIKIFMGSMHGQLLVNQQEVLEAIFAKGKRLIAVHAEDQARINQRRQEFAGIHDVAVHSQIQDNQAALLATQLALKLSEKYQRRLHILHMSTAEEAELLRQHKPSWVTAEVTPQHLLLNTSAYEKIGTLAQMNPPLRSPHDNEVLWQALHDGVIDFIATDHAPHTLEEKAQPYPNSPSGMPGVETSLPLMLTATAQGRCSIAQVVNWMSTAVAKAYGIPNKGAIAPGYDADLVLVDLQNYRPVLRAEILSKCGWSPFEGWDLTGWPAYTIVGGELVYEKGKLHTQVRGQALTFA